The DNA window AGAAGTTGAGAGTGCGACAATCCAGTTGTAGGGGGCGCCCTGGGCTGCCTAGCTGTGAGCCCCACCATTGGTTTCCCGAATTCGCGGGAATGACAGAGTAACTGCTTCTACAGACCGGTGGCCAGCTTGTGGGCAGCAGGAAGCCGTGTATTCCGCACGGCGAAGCTGTCTGCGTCTGGCCCGATGGTGCGGGCTGCGTCTATGACGCTGGCGAGTACCCATCCGGCTGCGCTCGGCGTCCACTCGGGCATCGTGACTGACACCCCAAAAGGTGATGCTTCGCGGCGGTCGAGCCAGGATGGCTCTTCGTCCGAACGTCCACGGTCGACCTGAATTCGAACGACCCGGTGTTCCGCCTATGAAGGTTGCCGACGAGCTCGGAAGCGTCAGTGTCATTGAGTAACCGATGGTCGAAGGACACTAACGCATCGGCTCGCTCTCTCAGGTTCGTATTGAACCAGTTGAGCATTGATCCCAAGTGGCCGAGGCGGGGCGTTGGATCAGTCTCCAGACGCATGGCTGCCACCTGGATGCAGGATATGTCGATGTCGCCGAAGCGGGAGAGCGAGTCGCCGAAGCACTGGACCAATGGCGGTAAGACCAGGACAGGGTCTGAGCTCTTCCGATCCATCCCCAGGGGAGAATATGACCACCCTTGGCGCGGCGGTGGCGGTAGCTCGCTCGGCTCTAGTGGTCCAACCCTCAGTCCGACCTGCACGAATCCGATGCGGTCTGAGTCAGCGTCGGTGGTTATCTCTGCCTCTTCCATCAGCCAAAGCAGCGGACGCCCATCGGTCGAGGGCGCGCCCCAGCCCATCAGTTCAGACCGCGTCCGGAAGACGCTGTAGAGGTCTTCTTCTTCGGCATCGATGGTCGGTGGGCCGGACATCTTCCCGAAAGCTTCAAGGAAGAGTGTCGACATTAGAATTCACCGCACTGTCTCATTCTTCAGGTCTACCGCTTTTTCGGCCATTGTGGCCAGCATTCGCCAGGCGGTCTCGTGGTGAGTTGTGGCCTCGACGTCTTCGTAGTAAGTGTCGAGGAGGACATGGGTGCAGCCGAGGGACTGCAGGCCTTCGAGGTCGGCCCTTATCTGGTCGAGGCTGCCCTCACCTGCGAGGCGCTGGTCGTCAGGCATAGGCGAGTCAGTGATGCGCAGACGTATTCTTGGACAGAGCGCGGGCATGGGCATCTGCTCGCGGTCGGCCATCTGCTGTAACCGGGGTATGTCAGTCTCTTTGAAGTCGGACACTCGTATCCTGATCGGGTGCCAGGCGTCGCCATAGCGCACCGTGCGACGCAGCGCGCCATCGCTTGCTCCTCCTACCCAGATGGGCGGGTGAGGATCCCGGATCGGACGCGGGGCAGTACTGAGGTCGGTGAACGAAACGTATCGGCCCTCGTATGATGCGACGTCCTGAGT is part of the Dehalococcoidia bacterium genome and encodes:
- a CDS encoding TIGR03619 family F420-dependent LLM class oxidoreductase, whose protein sequence is MKVGVNLINFGPGANPDSLTRTVNLVETMGYHLIMSSDHIAITLDVSSRYPAPFYEPLTTLGWLAATTQSMEIGTTVAILPYRSPLEIARAGANVDQLSGGRFILGVGVGWAEQEFGVLGVPFRQRGAITDDYLAAIKELWTQDVASYEGRYVSFTDLSTAPRPIRDPHPPIWVGGASDGALRRTVRYGDAWHPIRIRVSDFKETDIPRLQQMADREQMPMPALCPRIRLRITDSPMPDDQRLAGEGSLDQIRADLEGLQSLGCTHVLLDTYYEDVEATTHHETAWRMLATMAEKAVDLKNETVR